A single window of Pyxidicoccus xibeiensis DNA harbors:
- a CDS encoding RNA polymerase sigma factor, which yields MFFRGARSLMEVSAHGERLGRGVPAPPASDEPQLHLLVRRVQEGDLTAFEQLYQLTRLDAARTLRHLVGNRVEVEDLLQETYLRLLTAVKGYRGESKFRTFFYRVCSNVALSHLRWKRRRPEDSFAEPPEMVAHGEDPEHAAARRQAARLVELALEKLKPKKRIVFVYYELCGMSPDEIAEAVGSSANTVRSRLHHARLEFNEAMQRLLATRRPGGPHGSP from the coding sequence GTGTTCTTCCGTGGTGCGCGTTCATTGATGGAGGTCAGCGCGCACGGAGAGCGGCTGGGCCGGGGTGTGCCCGCGCCGCCCGCCTCGGACGAGCCGCAGCTCCACCTGCTGGTGCGCCGGGTCCAGGAGGGGGACCTCACCGCCTTCGAGCAGCTCTACCAGCTGACGCGGCTGGATGCCGCTCGCACCTTGCGGCACCTGGTGGGCAACCGCGTGGAGGTGGAGGACCTGCTCCAGGAGACCTACCTGAGGCTGCTGACGGCGGTGAAGGGGTACCGCGGCGAGTCGAAGTTCCGGACGTTCTTCTACCGGGTGTGCTCCAACGTGGCCCTGTCCCACCTGCGCTGGAAGCGGCGGCGGCCGGAGGACTCCTTCGCGGAGCCGCCGGAGATGGTGGCGCACGGAGAGGACCCGGAGCATGCCGCGGCGCGGCGCCAGGCAGCCCGGCTGGTGGAGCTGGCGCTGGAGAAGCTCAAGCCGAAGAAGCGCATCGTCTTCGTGTACTACGAGCTGTGTGGGATGAGCCCTGACGAGATTGCCGAGGCCGTGGGAAGCTCGGCCAACACCGTCCGCAGCCGCCTCCACCACGCGCGGCTGGAGTTCAACGAGGCCATGCAGCGTCTGCTCGCAACCCGCCGCCCGGGAGGTCCCCATGGCTCGCCATGA
- a CDS encoding EB domain-containing protein — MRNTPASGMLLPLFVLLGTLLPGCIVHDNNDDWFDDDFADCYCSTDSDCDDDQTCRAGMCRDVDPSARHCSTSYDCEQDDVCVNTRCITPCTRDADCASGARCDDNFCVPTGGSDGGTRPDGGPRPDGGPRPDGGPRPDGGPDAGPRPDGGPGVCRVNADCGSGNYCINNECLQGCSRDTQCSSTEACVQGVCRQRPPDPNACTSASQCQNGKDCVDGQCRAACESTTQCPAEYTCQIGYCLPIPNGGECRANCDCPSGQVCYNGQCKSTQPDPGQSCVANCDCPSGQVCNNGYCKAPTPPPPPPDAGSGPACTANCDCPSGQVCSNGACRTPTPPPGPDAGSTSPVCRANCECPAGQVCAQGLCKPVNQGSGRACVANCECPAGERCLDNVCWL; from the coding sequence ATGAGGAACACCCCCGCAAGCGGCATGCTGCTGCCGCTATTCGTGTTGCTTGGCACCCTTCTCCCGGGCTGCATCGTCCACGACAACAACGACGACTGGTTCGACGACGATTTCGCCGACTGCTACTGCTCCACCGACTCGGACTGTGACGACGACCAGACCTGCCGCGCCGGCATGTGTCGCGACGTCGACCCGAGCGCCCGGCACTGTTCCACCTCGTACGACTGCGAGCAGGACGACGTCTGCGTCAACACCCGGTGCATCACCCCCTGCACCCGTGACGCGGACTGCGCCTCCGGCGCGCGGTGCGACGACAACTTCTGCGTGCCGACTGGTGGCTCGGATGGCGGGACGCGGCCGGACGGCGGGCCCCGGCCGGATGGCGGGCCCCGGCCCGATGGTGGGCCTCGCCCGGATGGCGGCCCGGATGCAGGGCCTCGGCCGGATGGCGGCCCGGGCGTGTGCCGGGTGAACGCGGACTGCGGCTCCGGCAACTACTGCATCAACAACGAGTGCCTCCAGGGCTGCTCCAGGGACACGCAGTGCTCCAGCACGGAGGCGTGCGTCCAGGGCGTGTGCCGCCAGCGCCCGCCGGACCCGAACGCCTGCACCTCCGCCTCGCAGTGCCAGAACGGGAAGGACTGCGTGGACGGCCAGTGCCGCGCCGCCTGCGAGTCCACCACCCAGTGCCCGGCCGAGTACACCTGCCAGATTGGCTACTGCCTGCCGATTCCCAACGGCGGCGAGTGCCGCGCCAACTGCGACTGCCCCTCCGGGCAGGTCTGCTACAACGGCCAGTGCAAGTCGACGCAGCCGGACCCGGGCCAGTCGTGCGTGGCCAACTGTGACTGCCCCTCCGGCCAGGTCTGCAACAACGGCTACTGCAAGGCCCCCACGCCGCCGCCCCCGCCGCCGGACGCGGGCTCGGGCCCGGCGTGCACCGCCAACTGCGACTGCCCCTCCGGCCAGGTCTGCAGCAACGGCGCCTGCCGGACGCCCACGCCTCCGCCGGGGCCGGACGCGGGCAGCACGTCCCCGGTGTGCCGCGCCAACTGCGAGTGCCCCGCCGGCCAGGTCTGCGCGCAGGGCCTCTGCAAGCCCGTCAACCAGGGCAGCGGCAGGGCGTGCGTGGCCAACTGCGAGTGCCCCGCCGGCGAGCGCTGCCTCGACAACGTCTGCTGGCTGTAG
- a CDS encoding DUF4114 domain-containing protein, which translates to MNRLPSLLSTVVCLSIPASRSEAQLPPELVSVSQSASQVRPEGSALFGAVASDPQGSPLTFTWSASAGWLGTPTQGADTSEVSWSPPLCLASGSAPVSVTATNALGLSATASFAIDVQRDLGEDRQRDFHPMELSLDDNVMLTADSPPKLRLNHNLTPLSMERIMFPTARQLSVSFVSEQSEASHSLGWLYYDDLVSLGYIDTRYTPWDSSDDVLRDANANGIADLHEDLYNLAPPSGPQARPYIGNARRCSQRTFVSGGFQYSQPELALNSICNNAFAPAQSLADARPGRSHLFHTVDVVGAFSTTTPGTGFSDGGLYPRIPNLLEPAAAANGFKGVGRLSFLLADDDDDMTVFNRLAPVTDASYLWDGIPDYDVSAYDGTGLLRATNPDPGISDLDRTVDLGWVEAYREIVFFLVVQNSIPHDPEYGEVYPCLRKAADGRCTLHLKTSTSVFFSKSRWNLDPDVIGTQVPQRNMGCGFNPGCNPAAPGAYSCTLNGSTQRRCGWLEPMTLGQLGSPDHGQLVLPKEATAAPVPVSGGTPHLMLGAPSTAHGQWILGFEDVSGGGDRDFNDVVFRLQATASGGTVRSSSLNAESPYVADLCHVSRVRFRALDFAMEYVPSACGTPASPLITYFVASDCRVCLQDVCTVNPTPTWVQVPLTAGQNEAVVDLTSHQGSQLCWRADLRSPSEFCAPTILDVDIGYALTPAP; encoded by the coding sequence ATGAATCGATTGCCGTCGTTGCTGTCCACCGTCGTATGTCTGTCCATCCCCGCTTCCCGGAGCGAGGCCCAGCTCCCGCCGGAGCTCGTCAGCGTCTCGCAGTCCGCCTCGCAGGTGCGCCCGGAGGGCTCCGCCCTGTTCGGCGCTGTCGCGAGCGACCCGCAGGGCAGTCCGCTCACCTTCACCTGGTCCGCCAGCGCCGGCTGGCTGGGGACCCCGACGCAGGGTGCGGACACGAGTGAGGTCTCGTGGAGTCCGCCGCTGTGTCTCGCCTCGGGCAGCGCCCCGGTGAGCGTCACGGCCACCAACGCGCTCGGGCTCTCCGCCACGGCGTCGTTCGCCATCGACGTGCAGCGGGACCTGGGAGAGGACCGCCAGCGCGACTTCCACCCGATGGAGCTCAGTCTCGACGACAACGTGATGCTCACCGCGGACTCTCCGCCGAAGCTGCGCCTCAACCACAACCTGACCCCGCTGAGCATGGAGCGCATCATGTTCCCGACCGCGCGGCAGCTCTCCGTGTCGTTCGTGAGCGAGCAGTCGGAGGCGAGCCACTCGCTCGGCTGGCTCTACTACGACGACCTCGTCTCGCTCGGGTACATCGACACGCGGTATACGCCGTGGGACTCCTCGGATGACGTCCTGCGGGATGCCAATGCCAACGGCATCGCGGACCTGCACGAGGACCTCTACAACCTGGCGCCGCCCTCCGGCCCCCAGGCTCGCCCGTACATCGGCAATGCCCGCCGCTGCTCGCAGCGGACGTTCGTCTCCGGGGGCTTCCAGTACAGCCAGCCCGAGCTGGCCCTGAACAGCATCTGCAACAACGCCTTCGCTCCGGCGCAGTCCCTGGCGGATGCCCGGCCAGGGAGGAGCCACCTCTTCCACACGGTGGACGTGGTGGGCGCCTTCTCGACGACCACTCCCGGGACTGGCTTCTCGGATGGTGGGCTCTACCCGCGCATCCCCAACCTGCTGGAGCCCGCCGCCGCCGCCAACGGCTTCAAGGGAGTGGGGCGGCTGAGCTTCCTGCTGGCGGACGATGACGACGACATGACCGTCTTCAACCGGCTGGCTCCCGTGACGGACGCGAGCTACCTGTGGGACGGCATCCCCGACTACGACGTGTCCGCCTACGACGGCACGGGTCTGCTGCGGGCCACCAACCCGGACCCGGGCATCAGCGACCTGGACCGCACGGTGGACCTCGGGTGGGTCGAAGCCTACCGGGAGATTGTCTTCTTCCTCGTCGTTCAGAACTCGATTCCGCACGACCCGGAGTACGGCGAGGTGTACCCGTGCCTCCGCAAGGCGGCGGATGGGCGATGCACCCTGCACCTGAAGACGTCCACCTCGGTGTTCTTCTCGAAGTCGCGGTGGAACCTGGACCCGGACGTCATCGGTACGCAGGTGCCCCAGCGCAACATGGGCTGCGGGTTCAACCCGGGGTGCAATCCGGCGGCGCCTGGGGCCTATAGCTGCACCCTGAACGGGAGCACGCAGCGGAGGTGTGGCTGGCTGGAGCCGATGACCCTGGGCCAGCTCGGTTCGCCGGACCACGGGCAGCTCGTACTGCCGAAGGAGGCGACGGCGGCTCCGGTGCCCGTCAGCGGTGGCACCCCGCACCTGATGCTGGGCGCTCCGAGCACGGCTCACGGCCAGTGGATTCTCGGCTTCGAGGACGTCAGTGGCGGTGGTGACCGGGACTTCAACGACGTCGTCTTCCGCCTCCAGGCCACGGCCTCCGGAGGCACGGTGCGCTCCTCGTCCCTCAATGCGGAGTCGCCCTACGTCGCGGACCTCTGCCACGTGTCCCGCGTGCGCTTCCGCGCGCTGGATTTCGCGATGGAGTACGTCCCGTCGGCCTGCGGCACCCCGGCGTCGCCGCTCATCACCTACTTCGTCGCCTCGGACTGCCGGGTGTGCCTCCAGGACGTCTGCACCGTGAATCCCACGCCGACCTGGGTCCAGGTTCCGCTCACGGCGGGCCAGAACGAGGCGGTGGTGGACCTCACCTCGCACCAGGGCTCCCAGCTCTGCTGGCGGGCGGACCTGCGCAGCCCGAGCGAGTTCTGCGCTCCGACCATCCTCGACGTGGACATCGGCTACGCGCTGACCCCGGCGCCCTGA
- a CDS encoding class I SAM-dependent methyltransferase — MADSEGNHDAQGAPDPAGSFVNRLRKGTKRFRKWAKTQGLTAFRVYDRDIPEYPYAVDVYGDCAHVVEYPRRRALKSGTAETQREEVLAAVSEVLAVPPERLFVKTHTPQPWGRSQYGRVGQDSGRVVVEEQGLKFWVNLGDYLDTGLFMDHRNTRARVRGEAKGKHFLNLFAYTGAFTVYAAAGGAASTTTVDLSNTYLDWAEDNLELNGLADARHVLIRADAKAWVEAQAEEGEARYDLVVCDPPSFSTSKKMSGSWNVQRDHPRLLAAIRALLTPGGVLYFSTNFLGFELDPAATRGMEVEELTPDSIPEDFQRKEIHRCWRMVAP, encoded by the coding sequence ATGGCTGATTCAGAAGGGAACCACGACGCGCAAGGGGCTCCCGACCCGGCGGGTAGCTTCGTCAACCGCCTGCGCAAGGGCACGAAGCGCTTCCGCAAGTGGGCGAAGACGCAGGGCCTGACGGCCTTCCGCGTCTACGACAGGGACATTCCCGAGTACCCCTACGCCGTGGACGTCTATGGCGACTGCGCCCACGTGGTGGAGTACCCGCGCCGCCGCGCCCTCAAGTCCGGCACCGCCGAGACGCAGCGCGAGGAGGTGCTGGCCGCCGTCTCGGAAGTCCTGGCCGTGCCGCCCGAGCGCCTCTTCGTGAAGACGCACACGCCCCAGCCGTGGGGCCGCTCGCAGTACGGCCGGGTAGGCCAGGACAGCGGGCGCGTGGTGGTGGAGGAGCAGGGCCTGAAGTTCTGGGTGAACCTGGGCGACTACCTCGACACCGGCCTCTTCATGGACCACCGCAACACCCGCGCGCGCGTGCGCGGCGAGGCGAAGGGGAAGCACTTCCTCAACCTCTTCGCCTACACGGGGGCCTTCACCGTCTACGCCGCCGCGGGAGGCGCCGCGAGCACCACGACGGTGGACCTGTCCAACACCTACCTCGACTGGGCCGAGGACAACCTGGAGCTGAACGGGCTGGCGGACGCGCGGCACGTGCTCATCCGCGCGGACGCCAAGGCGTGGGTGGAGGCGCAGGCAGAGGAAGGCGAAGCGCGGTACGACCTGGTGGTGTGCGACCCGCCGTCCTTCTCCACGTCGAAGAAGATGTCGGGCAGCTGGAACGTGCAGCGCGACCACCCGCGCCTGCTGGCCGCCATCCGGGCGCTGCTCACGCCCGGCGGCGTCCTCTACTTCTCCACCAACTTCCTGGGCTTCGAGCTCGACCCCGCCGCGACGCGGGGGATGGAGGTGGAGGAGCTCACCCCCGACTCCATCCCCGAGGACTTCCAGCGCAAGGAGATCCACCGCTGCTGGCGCATGGTGGCGCCCTGA
- a CDS encoding tRNA-uridine aminocarboxypropyltransferase, which produces MRNLCLRCRRPESACYCAQLPPRLETKTRVVFLQHPRERRVAIGTARMAHLALSNSELYEGVDFTGHARLEALAARPESVAVLFPGEDAISVEEACLNPPETLIVVDGTWPQAKKVVSRNPLLAGLPRIGFVPRRPSNYRIRSEPADHCVSTIEAVVEMLGILEGDPQRFDTMLRAFEYMVDTQLERQSQRTSPNRRRIYFGPWRPPLELRSLADSFENLVVFYGEANAHPEGTEAIPTELVHAVACRVATGERFEAIIAPEQPLARSTPLHVELSEETLLAGEPRAQALARFEAFLRPGDELAVWTTFALDLLWAGGVSKRPARNVRMATARALKGKAGGVEQAMELLRGPEVPAWAPGRAGRRIRALESVVRELVARGNATEPPAKLPRTGSDG; this is translated from the coding sequence GTGCGTAACCTGTGCCTTCGCTGCCGCCGTCCCGAGAGTGCGTGCTACTGCGCCCAACTGCCGCCCCGGCTGGAGACCAAGACCCGCGTCGTCTTCCTCCAGCACCCGCGTGAGCGGCGCGTCGCCATCGGCACCGCGCGCATGGCGCACCTGGCGCTGAGCAACTCCGAGCTGTACGAGGGCGTGGACTTCACCGGCCACGCCCGGCTGGAGGCGCTGGCCGCCCGGCCCGAGTCAGTGGCGGTGCTCTTCCCCGGTGAGGACGCCATCTCCGTGGAGGAGGCATGTCTGAATCCGCCGGAGACGCTCATCGTCGTGGACGGCACCTGGCCGCAGGCGAAGAAGGTCGTCTCGCGCAACCCGCTGCTCGCCGGGCTGCCGCGCATCGGCTTCGTGCCGCGCCGGCCGAGCAACTACCGCATCCGCTCCGAGCCCGCGGACCACTGCGTCTCCACCATCGAGGCAGTGGTGGAGATGCTGGGCATCCTCGAGGGCGACCCGCAGCGCTTCGACACCATGCTGCGCGCCTTCGAGTACATGGTGGACACGCAGCTGGAGCGGCAGTCGCAGCGGACCTCGCCCAACCGCCGCCGCATCTACTTCGGCCCGTGGCGTCCGCCGCTGGAGCTGCGCTCGCTGGCCGACAGCTTCGAGAACCTCGTCGTCTTCTATGGCGAGGCCAACGCGCACCCGGAGGGGACGGAGGCAATCCCCACGGAGCTGGTGCACGCGGTGGCGTGCCGCGTGGCCACGGGGGAGCGCTTCGAGGCCATCATCGCCCCGGAGCAGCCGCTGGCCCGCAGCACCCCGCTGCACGTGGAGCTGTCCGAGGAGACGCTGCTCGCGGGCGAGCCCCGGGCCCAGGCACTGGCACGGTTCGAGGCGTTCCTCCGGCCGGGGGACGAGCTGGCGGTGTGGACGACCTTCGCGCTGGACCTGCTGTGGGCGGGAGGTGTCTCGAAGCGGCCGGCGCGCAACGTGCGGATGGCCACGGCGCGCGCTCTCAAGGGCAAGGCGGGTGGGGTGGAGCAGGCCATGGAGCTGCTGCGCGGACCGGAGGTGCCCGCGTGGGCCCCCGGGCGCGCGGGTCGGCGCATCCGCGCGCTGGAGTCCGTGGTGCGTGAGCTGGTGGCGCGGGGCAATGCCACGGAGCCGCCCGCGAAGCTGCCGCGCACGGGCTCGGACGGCTGA
- a CDS encoding FecR domain-containing protein → MARHEAQALWALAAEELEAADRARVEAHVAGCPACARELEQVKQSRAVLHATRDVTPEVRWDAVGAGLRAAAAQRLAAPPRARIPWVMAFAGACAAMLGLWMLRPVQVVPTAPTEVVATRVEPEGATPVSGAPEAMVTARAESTSGAMLREAGGEERALQPGVQLRSGVAVRTPKRSTALLRLPDASRVRLSAGSEVELSRAETRDVHLKVKEGRLSVQASHAERRGFLVEAAGLRVSVVGTVFTVERTPHGAAVAVAEGRVRVEVDGQPARLVSAGERVELHSEERTLKQQPVSEPDQRAFEELNAPVPLETVPIAAMEPESRTGAVPAVARAPQAPSAVKPAVATQAVAKDGRSQVASASLRTGGREPPRVAEPAPEVAEAPAPVQASVAVAAAQSAPATVSLEDPSQEFAPYPAASVTEHLPPKTAQAPLPPPAEVVAERPQPKKQKEALIPMALMSKDSDERFLGYARLQLSPRTCESFLVGLEEIARKSPRETHREQARYLRARCFEEKLQPGAAQGEYRQYLNEFPRGRYVREANTALLP, encoded by the coding sequence ATGGCTCGCCATGAGGCCCAGGCCCTGTGGGCGCTGGCCGCGGAGGAGCTGGAGGCGGCGGACCGGGCGCGGGTGGAAGCGCACGTGGCCGGCTGCCCGGCCTGCGCGCGGGAGCTGGAGCAGGTGAAGCAGTCGCGCGCGGTGCTGCATGCGACGCGCGACGTGACGCCCGAGGTGCGCTGGGACGCGGTGGGCGCGGGGCTCCGGGCCGCCGCGGCGCAGCGGCTGGCGGCGCCGCCCCGGGCCCGAATCCCGTGGGTGATGGCGTTCGCGGGGGCCTGCGCGGCGATGCTCGGCCTGTGGATGCTGCGGCCGGTGCAGGTGGTGCCGACCGCGCCGACGGAGGTCGTGGCGACGCGGGTGGAGCCGGAGGGGGCGACGCCGGTGAGCGGGGCTCCCGAGGCGATGGTGACCGCGCGGGCGGAGAGCACGTCGGGCGCCATGCTGCGAGAGGCGGGCGGCGAGGAGCGGGCACTGCAGCCGGGCGTGCAGCTGCGCTCGGGAGTGGCGGTCCGGACGCCGAAGCGCTCCACGGCGCTCTTGCGGCTGCCGGACGCGAGCCGGGTGCGGCTGTCGGCGGGCTCGGAGGTGGAGCTCTCCCGCGCGGAGACGCGGGACGTGCACCTCAAGGTGAAGGAGGGCCGGCTGTCGGTCCAGGCCTCGCACGCGGAGCGGCGCGGGTTCCTGGTGGAGGCGGCGGGCCTGCGCGTGTCCGTGGTGGGCACCGTGTTCACGGTGGAGCGCACGCCGCACGGCGCGGCGGTGGCCGTGGCGGAAGGGCGCGTGCGCGTGGAGGTGGACGGCCAGCCCGCGCGGCTGGTGAGCGCGGGGGAGCGCGTGGAGCTGCACTCGGAGGAGCGGACGCTGAAGCAGCAGCCGGTGTCGGAGCCGGACCAGCGGGCCTTCGAGGAGCTGAACGCGCCAGTCCCACTGGAGACGGTGCCCATTGCCGCCATGGAGCCTGAGTCCCGGACGGGTGCGGTGCCGGCGGTGGCGCGTGCGCCCCAGGCGCCCTCCGCGGTGAAGCCGGCGGTGGCGACGCAGGCGGTCGCGAAGGACGGCCGCTCGCAGGTGGCGTCCGCGTCGCTGCGCACCGGAGGCAGGGAGCCGCCGCGAGTCGCGGAGCCTGCCCCCGAGGTGGCGGAAGCTCCGGCTCCCGTGCAGGCGTCGGTGGCCGTGGCCGCCGCGCAGTCCGCGCCGGCGACGGTGTCCCTGGAGGACCCGTCCCAGGAGTTCGCGCCCTACCCGGCCGCGTCGGTGACGGAGCACCTGCCGCCGAAGACGGCCCAGGCGCCCCTTCCTCCGCCCGCGGAGGTGGTGGCGGAGCGGCCGCAGCCGAAGAAGCAGAAGGAGGCGCTGATTCCGATGGCGCTGATGTCGAAGGACTCGGACGAGCGGTTCCTCGGGTACGCGCGGCTGCAGCTCAGCCCCCGGACGTGCGAGAGCTTCCTGGTGGGACTGGAGGAAATTGCCCGGAAGAGCCCGCGTGAGACGCATCGCGAGCAGGCGCGCTACCTGCGCGCCCGCTGCTTCGAGGAGAAGCTCCAGCCCGGCGCGGCGCAGGGGGAGTACCGACAGTACCTCAACGAGTTCCCCCGGGGCCGCTACGTGCGCGAGGCCAACACCGCGTTGCTGCCCTGA